Proteins from a genomic interval of Bradyrhizobium sp. CCBAU 53340:
- a CDS encoding transketolase, whose amino-acid sequence MTRPNLPEPIEFARRIRAHALRMVHAAKASHIGGCLSMADILAVLYTRTLRLDPAEPQSPGRDRFVLSKGHATAIMYATLAECGFFSLAELDTYCRDGSILTGHVSHAVPGVEVSTGSLGHGLPIAIGMALAARSAGLGSRVFCLLSDGECDEGSNWEGILFAPHHKLDNLCVIVDFNKIQSFGSVAEVLNLDPFADKWKSFGWHVEEIDGHDVVALERVLGGVPVTTGRPTVVIAHTVKGKGVSFMENKLEWHYRSPSDELLAQALAEVGA is encoded by the coding sequence ATGACGCGACCAAATCTTCCTGAACCGATTGAGTTCGCCCGCCGGATCCGCGCGCATGCCTTGCGGATGGTGCACGCCGCCAAGGCCTCGCATATCGGCGGCTGCCTCTCGATGGCGGACATCCTGGCGGTGCTCTACACGCGGACCCTGCGCCTTGATCCTGCCGAGCCGCAAAGTCCGGGCCGCGACCGCTTCGTGCTGAGCAAGGGGCACGCCACTGCGATCATGTACGCCACGCTCGCCGAATGCGGTTTCTTCTCCCTGGCCGAGCTCGATACCTATTGCCGCGACGGCTCGATCCTCACCGGTCACGTCAGCCATGCCGTTCCCGGCGTCGAGGTCTCGACCGGCTCGCTCGGCCATGGCTTGCCGATCGCGATCGGCATGGCGCTCGCCGCGCGTTCCGCAGGCCTCGGCAGCCGCGTGTTCTGCCTGCTCAGCGACGGCGAGTGCGACGAGGGCTCCAATTGGGAAGGCATCCTGTTTGCTCCCCATCACAAGCTCGACAATCTCTGCGTCATCGTCGACTTCAACAAGATCCAGAGCTTCGGCTCGGTCGCCGAGGTGCTCAACCTCGATCCTTTTGCCGACAAATGGAAATCGTTCGGCTGGCATGTCGAGGAGATCGACGGTCATGATGTCGTTGCGCTCGAGCGCGTGCTGGGCGGCGTGCCTGTCACGACGGGTCGGCCGACCGTGGTGATCGCCCACACCGTCAAGGGCAAGGGCGTGAGCTTCATGGAGAACAAGCTCGAATGGCACTACCGTTCGCCCTCGGATGAGTTGCTCGCGCAGGCGCTGGCCGAGGTCGGCGCATGA